The following are from one region of the Arachis duranensis cultivar V14167 chromosome 10, aradu.V14167.gnm2.J7QH, whole genome shotgun sequence genome:
- the LOC107469103 gene encoding ABC transporter D family member 1, which translates to MSSLQLLQLTKHGQNFLASRRKTLLFATGIFVAGGTAAYMQSRSRFNRRDLGHCNGHNDDNQVTTEEVVKGSTASKNKQKKGGLKSLQVLAAILLSEMGKLGARDLLALVGIVVFRTALSNRLAKVQGFLFRAAFLRRVPLFFQLISENILLCFLLSTMHSTSKYITGTLSLHFRKILTKLIHSHYFENMVYYKISHVDGRINNPEQRIASDVPRFCSELSEIVQDDLTAVADGLLYTWRLCSYASPKYVFWILAYVLGAGAAIRNFSPSFGKLMSKEQQLEGEYRQLHSRLRTHSESIAFYGGEKREESHIQQKFKNLVRHMNVVLHDHWWFGMIQDFLLKYLGATVAVILIIEPFFSGHLRPDSSTLGRAEMLSNLRYHTSVIISLFQSLGTLSISARRLNRLSGYADRIYELMAVSRDLSMVDEKSSLQRKGSKNFLSEANYIEFSGVKVVTPTGNVLVDDLTLRVESGSNLLITGPNGSGKSSLFRVLGGLWPLISGHIVKPGIGADLNKEIFYVPQRPYTAVGTLRDQLIYPLTADQEVEPLTESGMVELLKNVDLEYLLDRYPPEKEVNWGDELSLGEQQRLGMARLFYHKPKFAILDECTSAVTTDMEERFCAKVRAMGTSCITISHRPALVAFHDVVLSLDGEGGWSVHYKREDSSTEVGVNTMKASETKRRSDAKAVQRAFSMSKKDYAFSNSKAQSYIAKVIASSPSKNNAVSPSAVPQLRGNTRVLPLRIAAMCKVLVPTVFDKQGAQLLAVAFLVISRTWVSDRIASLNGTTVKFVLEQDKAAFIRLIGLSVLQSAASSFIAPSIRHLTARLALGWRIRLTQHLLKNYLRNNAFYKVFHMASKNIDADQRITHDLEKLTTDLSGLVTGLVKPSVDILWFTWRMKLLTGQRGVAILYAYMLLGLGFLRTVTPDFGDLISQEQQLEGTFRFMHERLCTHAESVAFFGGGAREKAVRWIMGSAISRLGFEESSSSYIFFFFLHLIHKKWLFGILDDFITKQLPHNVTWLLSLLYAMEHKGDRASINTQGELAHALRFLASVVSQSFLAFGDILELNRKFVELSGGINRIFELEELLEAAQSGNMIDADTYPVRDSHSKDVISFSKVDIVTPTQKMLARELTCDIALGRSLLVTGPNGSGKSSIFRVLRGLWPIASGRLSRPSEGEDQEAGSGCGIFYVPQRPYTCLGTLRDQIIYPLSREEAEVKALKIYGKGNSQLARHVLDSHLQVILENVRLNYLLEREKSGWDATLNWEDILSLGEQQRLGMARLFFHKPKFGILDECTNATSVDVEEHLYGLAKEMGITFVTSSQRPALIPFHSLELRLIDGEGNWELRLIKQ; encoded by the exons ATGTCTTCACTTCAACTGTTGCAACTAACTAAGCATGGCCAGAATTTTCTGGCTTCAAGGAG GAAAACGTTACTGTTTGCAACTGGTATCTTCGTTGCTGGTGGAACAGCTGCATATATGCAATCAAGGTCAAGGTTTAATAGACGTGATTTAGGTCATTGTAACGGGCACAATGATGATAACCAAGTCACAACAGAGGAGGTTGTGAAGGGTTCTACAGcatcaaaaaataaacaaaagaaagggGGGTTGAAGTCTCTTCAAGTCCTTGCTGCAATTCTTCTATCTGAGATGGGCAAATTAGGTGCAAGGGACCTTTTAGCTTTAGTTGGCATAGTG GTGTTTCGAACTGCTTTGAGCAACAGGCTAGCAAAAGTGCAAGGCTTCCTATTTCGTGCTGCATTTCTTCGACGAGTGCCATTGTTTTTTCAGCTTATTTCAGAAAATATTCTTTTGTGCTTCCTCTTATCAACCATGCACTCTACATCAAAGTACATAACAGGGACTTTGAGCCTGCATTTCAGAAAAATATTGACGAAGCTAATCCATTCCCACTATTTTGAG aACATGGTGTATTACAAAATATCACATGTAGATGGTCGGATAAATAACCCAGAGCAAAGAATTGCCAGTGATGTGCCAAGGTTCTGTTCAGAATTGAGTGAAATTGTACAGGATGATCTAACGGCAGTTGCTGATGGACTTCTATACACATGGAGGCTGTGTTCATATGCTAGCCCAAAATATGTCTTCTGGATATTG GCCTATGTACTTGGAGCTGGTGCTGCAATCAGAAACTTCTCCCCTTCATTTGGGAAACTTATGTCTAAAGAGCAGCAATTGGAGGGAGAATATCGACAGCTTCACTCACGATTAAGGACTCACTCAGAAAGTATAGCATTTTATGGGGGAGAGAAGAGGGAAGAATCTCATATTCAACAGAAGTTTAAGAACTTGGTTAGACACATGAATGTTGTGTTACATGACCATTGGTGGTTTGGCATGATCCAGGACTTTTTGTTGAAGTACCTTGGTGCTACTGTTGCCGTTATATTGATCATAGAACCTTTCTTTTCTGGTCATCTAAGGCCTGACAGTTCAACTCTAGGGCGTGCAGAGATGTTAAGCAATCTAAGATATCATACAAGTGTCATAATTTCTCTGTTTCAGTCTCTAGGAACTCTTTCTATCAGTGCAAGACGGCTTAATCGTCTCAG TGGGTATGCTGATCGCATTTATGAGTTGATGGCTGTATCAAGGGACCTAAGCATGGTTGATGAGAAATCTTCACTGCAAAGGAAAGGAAGCAAAAATTTCTTAAGTGAAGCTAACTATATTGAATTTTCTGGTGTCAAG GTTGTCACCCCCACTGGTAATGTCTTGGTGGACGATCTGACCCTTAGGGTTGAGTCAGGATCTAATCTTTTGATTACAG GTCCAAATGGCAGTGGAAAGAGCTCGCTTTTCCGTGTTCTAGGCGGTCTTTGGCCGTTGATATCTGGACATATTGTAAAACCAGGCATTGGTGCTGATCTCAACAAGGAGATATTCTATGTGCCACAAAGGCCGTACACTGCTGTGGGAACACTTCGTGATCAATTAATTTATCCTCTCACTGCAGATCAAGAGGTTGAACCACTCACAGAAAGTGGTATGGTGGAGCTATTGAAAAAT GTTGACCTTGAATACCTGTTGGACCGTTACCCACCTGAAAAAGAGGTAAACTGGGGCGACGAACTTTCATTGGGTGAACAGCAGAGATTGGGCATGGCTAGACTTTTCTACCATAAGCCAAAATTTGCAATTCTTGATGAGTGCACTAGTGCTGTCACTACTGATATGGAAGAACGGTTTTGTGCTAAAGTACGGGCAATGGGAACATCATGCATTACCATATCACATCGTCCGGCTTTAGTTGCATTCCACGATGTGGTTTTGTCATTGGATGGTGAGGGAGGGTGGAGTGTTCATTACAAAAG GGAGGACTCTTCGACTGAAGTGGGGGTCAATACAATGAAGGCATCTGAGACAAAACGACGGAGTGATGCAAAAGCAGTTCAACGTGCATTTTCCATGAGCAAGAAG GATTATGCATTCTCAAATTCAAAGGCTCAGTCATATATTGCAAAAGTGATAGCATCATCTCCGTCTAAAAATAATGCTGTTTCACCCTCTGCTGTGCCCCAACTTCGTGGTAATACAAGGGTATTACCATTGAGGATAGCTGCAATGTGCAAAGTATTG GTACCCACCGTGTTTGATAAACAAGGTGCACAACTGCTTGCTGTAGCTTTTCTTGTTATTTCAAGAACATGGGTTTCAGACCGTATTGCATCGTTGAATG GTACCACTGTGAAGTTTGTTTTGGAGCAGGATAAAGCTGCCTTTATTCGGTTGATTGGTTTAAGTGTTCTACAAAGTGCTGCATCATCTTTCATTGCACCTTCTATAAG aCACTTGACAGCTAGGCTAGCTCTTGGGTGGCGGATTCGTTTGACACAGCATCTACTCAAGAACTACTTGAGAAACAATGCATTCTACAAG GTCTTCCACATGGCAAGCAAAAACATTGACGCAGATCAGAGGATAACTCATGACTTGGAGAAGTTAACAACAGACTTGTCTGGACTGGTCACTGGATTGGTAAAACCATCTGTGGATATCTTGTG GTTCACATGGAGAATGAAGCTGTTAACTGGTCAGAGGGGAGTTGCAATACTCTATGCTTATATGTTACTTGGTCTAGGATTTCTAAGAACTGTTACTCCTGATTTTGGTGATTTGATAAGCCAAGAACAACAACTTGAAGGAACCTTCAG GTTCATGCATGAAAGACTCTGTACTCATGCTGAATCTGTTGCTTTCTTTGGAGGTGGTGCCCGAGAAAAGGCTGTGA GGTGGATTATGGGGAGTGCGATCAGTCGTCTTGGGTTTGAAGAGAGCAGTTcatcttatatatttttctttttcttgcacCTCATACACAAGAAGTGGTTGTTTGGTATACTGGATGATTTTATCACCAAGCAACTCCCTCATAATGTCACTTGGTTGCTGAGCTTGTTGTATGCCATGGAACATAAGGGAGACCGTGCATCAATAAATACTCAGG GTGAGCTGGCACATGCATTGAGGTTCTTAGCATCTGTTGTTTCTCAAAGCTTTTTAGCTTTCGGTGACATCCTTGAACTGAATAGAAAGTTTGTAGAGCTCTCTGGTGGTATTAATCGGatttttgagcttgaagaacTATTGGAGGCAGCACAGTCTG GGAATATGATTGATGCTGATACGTATCCAGTTAGAGATTCTCATTCTAAAGATgttatttccttttcaaaagTTGATATTGTCACTCCTACTCAAAAGATGTTGGCCAGAGAGTTGACATGTGACATTGCGCTTGGCAGAAGTCTGCTCGTTACTG GTCCAAATGGTAGTGGGAAAAGTTCCATTTTCAGAGTTCTTAGAGGACTTTGGCCAATTGCAAGTGGAAGACTATCTAGACCATCTGAAGGTGAGGATCAAGAGGCTGGATCAGGTTGTGGCATTTTCTATGTTCCTCAGCGTCCCTATACTTGCCTGGGAACCCTGCGTGATCAAATTATATATCCCCTGTCCCGTGAGGAAGCAGAAGTTAAAGCATTGAAGATCTACGGAAAAG GTAATAGTCAACTTGCCAGACATGTGTTGGATTCACACTTACAAGTTATCCTAGAGAATGTTCGGTTGAATTATCTTCTAGAGAGGGAGAAGAGTGGCTGGGATGCAACTTTAAACTGGGAAGATATTCTCTCTCTCGGAGAACAACAGAGGCTAGGCATG GCACGGTTGTTCTTCCATAAGCCTAAATTTGGCATCCTTGACGAGTGCACCAA TGCCACTAGTGTTGATGTTGAAGAACACTTGTATGGGCTTGCAAAGGAGATGGGAATCACATTTGTTACTTCTTCGCAA CGTCCTGCATTAATACCCTTCCATTCCTTGGAACTACGACTGATTGATGGCGAGGGCAACTGGGAGCTTCGTTTGATCAAGCAATGA